Sequence from the Methanobrevibacter sp. TMH8 genome:
AGGATGTTGTATTGATTGGAAATATCATTTTGACCCCACCAATTGAAAGTGAAATCATTGTTGTTTCCATAATTATACAAACCACTTAATTTATTGTTTAAAATACGGTTATAATTAACCCTCGTACCATTACCAGTTAAATTAAAACCTAAGTTATTTTCAAAAACATTACACCCCGTAATAGTATTATTATCTCTTAAAACAATGAAAGCAGTCCCAAGATTGTTGTAAACATTTAGATGACTTATTCTGTTACCTGCTCCATTAAGTAAAACACCATTAGTATTTTCAGTGATTTCATTGTAAAGATCAGTCCCATCAAGATCACCTAATCTGTTATTATTACCCGAAATGTTGATAGCTACACCATTATATTTTAAAGTATTATTAAAAATATCCAAATTAAAATTGTTGAAAGCTAATATAAGACCAGATTGATTGTTGTTTGTGATAGTGTTATTATTTAATCTAATAAGGCCACTTAAAAGATGAATTCCATTACTATTATCATATACATTGTTATCAGAAACAATACCTACATTACCTGCAAAGTAAATACCTGCTCTATTATTGCCGGTTTGGTTATAAACAGTATTTCCGGAAATAGTAGTATTATTACCCGCTGTGGCAACATTTATTCCATGAGCAGAATTACCAAAAACTGTGTTAATAAGAATAGTTGTATTAGTCCCTGAATTTCGTATTCCATCGCCGGCATTATTTTTTACAGTATTATTAATTATTCTTGCATCAATTCCTTGATTGAAAATACCAGTTCCATCAAAACTGCCAGTGGCACTTCTAGTCGATTCAACAATGTTGTCTTTAATAATTACAAGATTCCCTCCTTCACTAAACTCATGTGTTTGGTGAGAATTCATATTGAAAATACCATACCCTCTATTGTTGGTTAAGCGATTATTAGCAATTATAACGTTGTCACAGTCATTACGAATTCCAATACCCCCATTGCTATCGACTATATTATCAGTTATGTTAGTTCCATGGCCATATAAAGTATTAGCTATGGCTGCATTGCTTGATGAAGGGTTACCTCCAATCCCTGTAACATTATTTTCTGTTATTAATGCATTAGGAGCATAGTTAACTATTGCATATGTCCAACCAGATCCAGTAATAGTATTTTTTCTAATGATAGCTCCTCCAGGACTACCTTCCCAAATTAAAATTGCATATTGCCTATATACTTGCATTGGAAAAGAAGTTTGAGGAAAAGAAGCATTCCTATTTCCAACGTAATTATTTTCAATTAAAGAGTTATTAGTAGTAATGATTATTGCCTGACCACAATTTGTGAAAGTATTATTAAAAATTTGAAGATTATTAGCTGTATCCTGACTATAAACACCTATTAGATGATTATTAATTGTAAAACCTGAAATAAGAATATTATCTGCTCTAACAGAAAATA
This genomic interval carries:
- a CDS encoding right-handed parallel beta-helix repeat-containing protein; amino-acid sequence: MIKEKFDYRKNMGKKFMRYILILLVIGTMFFFSVNAGFAAGNTHNITSDMTTTDVQDIINNAVDGDTLDFVNKTYSLDQLNINKKLNIVSNVNSTINRNSTNVVQYSCLFSVRADNILISGFTINNHLIGVYSQDTANNLQIFNNTFTNCGQAIIITTNNSLIENNYVGNRNASFPQTSFPMQVYRQYAILIWEGSPGGAIIRKNTITGSGWTYAIVNYAPNALITENNVTGIGGNPSSSNAAIANTLYGHGTNITDNIVDSNGGIGIRNDCDNVIIANNRLTNNRGYGIFNMNSHQTHEFSEGGNLVIIKDNIVESTRSATGSFDGTGIFNQGIDARIINNTVKNNAGDGIRNSGTNTTILINTVFGNSAHGINVATAGNNTTISGNTVYNQTGNNRAGIYFAGNVGIVSDNNVYDNSNGIHLLSGLIRLNNNTITNNNQSGLILAFNNFNLDIFNNTLKYNGVAINISGNNNRLGDLDGTDLYNEITENTNGVLLNGAGNRISHLNVYNNLGTAFIVLRDNNTITGCNVFENNLGFNLTGNGTRVNYNRILNNKLSGLYNYGNNNDFTFNWWGQNDISNQYNILSGSNYTICNYFVMVLSAELYSTIVNATINRAVGMYSLTYKFLLWNNLTQTLDSVSYEDLPDFLVNLTWKNKNGNIINTILNANAKDEYSYLVNLTKSDNFTIESFADNENVLLFIANIDDYIEEVNVKIDSNSTINAPNGTVGNPITIKGIAKDKNGNLISNTKLTVIVGGKNYSVTTNNVGGWSLVYTPSKTGSFKISVNWNGNTTHNKFTNSTIFKVKKSQVDIPTPKNKKKTRLKVDVVGDKITATLTDENGKIIAGKKIVFRIKRIPIGVGITNEEGIATIYYKDAYKYIVKGRFAGDDQYFPSEDVYAPTDSNNTASASNIPMKQTGISIIAMLLVLMPLIGTVIRKIQN